From one Candidatus Amarolinea dominans genomic stretch:
- a CDS encoding bifunctional nuclease family protein, which translates to MIEVTIDSVRVSLMSQHRVVVLKEVDGERYLPIWIGPFEADAITIQLQGIEVARPMTHDLLMRIITTLEAQVLRVLINELHSETFFATIVVDAAGEIVEIDARPSDAIALAVRARVPIFIAEAVMDHAAILPETDTQLPEPDEARRKKDKTAKDEEGLDIFREFVEGLDMESFGD; encoded by the coding sequence ATGATCGAGGTCACGATTGATAGCGTTCGGGTCAGCCTGATGTCACAACACCGCGTGGTGGTCTTGAAAGAAGTTGACGGCGAGCGCTACCTGCCCATTTGGATCGGGCCTTTCGAAGCGGACGCCATCACGATCCAACTGCAGGGCATCGAAGTGGCCCGACCGATGACTCACGACCTGCTGATGCGCATCATTACCACGCTGGAGGCGCAGGTGCTGCGTGTGCTGATCAATGAGCTGCACAGTGAAACCTTCTTCGCCACGATTGTCGTTGATGCAGCCGGCGAGATCGTAGAGATAGATGCCCGCCCCAGCGACGCGATTGCCCTGGCAGTACGCGCCCGTGTGCCCATCTTCATCGCCGAGGCGGTGATGGACCATGCGGCCATTTTGCCTGAGACCGATACGCAACTGCCGGAACCGGATGAGGCGCGACGCAAGAAGGACAAGACCGCAAAAGACGAAGAGGGCCTGGACATCTTCCGCGAGTTTGTGGAAGGTCTGGACATGGAGAGCTTTGGCGATTAA
- a CDS encoding ATP-binding protein, with protein MKSLADILTRVAQDHPTTAKSGESAAAGADVCPICRGTGFVLRDVPISDPDFGKAQPCICTLKNAAWERAVHLRQVSNLGQLERLTFERFLPDGVSLSEEKRATLRHAYEHARAFAEKPVGWLVLHGSYGTGKTHLAAAIANVRLARGQPVLFVVAPDLLDYLRAAFSPQSDVTFDQRFEEVRSTPLLILDDLGAHSTTPWAQEKLYQIINHRYNARLPTVITTNMRLQDLDERVHSRLADTEISELIDILAPDFRQTNKTYDSLDLNSLALHENQRFDNFDLRNHELMGEQRASLAEALAVAQRFAENQEGWLIFTGTYHCGKTHLAAAIAYERLKRYSAAPMFVFVPDLLDYLRAAFNPASTVSLDERFEQIKKADLLVLDDLGAHSVTPWATEKLFQLINYRYVTRYPTVFTIAIDNLPLETRFHARVFDPGRSREIEILAPAYRPSLRPALRPASATSAPRVPRRRR; from the coding sequence GTGAAAAGCCTGGCTGATATTCTGACGCGTGTAGCGCAGGATCACCCAACGACCGCTAAGTCTGGCGAAAGCGCCGCCGCGGGCGCTGATGTGTGCCCAATTTGCCGCGGGACCGGGTTCGTTCTGCGTGATGTGCCCATCTCCGACCCTGATTTTGGCAAGGCGCAACCCTGCATCTGCACCCTGAAAAACGCCGCCTGGGAACGGGCCGTACACCTGCGCCAGGTCAGCAACCTGGGCCAACTGGAGCGCCTGACCTTCGAGCGCTTCTTGCCGGACGGCGTGTCGTTGTCCGAAGAAAAACGGGCTACCCTGCGCCATGCCTACGAACACGCGCGCGCATTTGCCGAGAAACCCGTCGGCTGGCTGGTTCTGCACGGGAGCTATGGCACCGGTAAGACCCACCTGGCCGCGGCCATTGCCAACGTGCGCCTGGCGCGCGGTCAACCGGTGCTCTTCGTCGTCGCCCCAGACCTGTTGGATTACCTGCGCGCGGCGTTCTCTCCGCAGTCCGACGTCACCTTCGATCAGCGTTTCGAGGAGGTGCGCAGCACCCCGCTCCTGATCCTGGATGACCTGGGCGCGCACAGCACCACACCCTGGGCGCAGGAAAAGCTGTACCAGATCATCAATCATCGCTACAATGCCCGTTTACCTACCGTCATCACCACCAACATGCGCCTGCAAGACCTGGACGAACGCGTGCATTCGCGGCTGGCTGATACCGAAATCAGCGAGTTGATAGACATCCTGGCGCCCGATTTTCGCCAGACCAACAAGACTTACGACTCGCTCGATCTCAACAGCCTGGCTCTGCATGAAAATCAGCGCTTCGACAACTTCGATCTGCGCAACCATGAACTGATGGGCGAACAGCGCGCCAGCCTGGCCGAGGCGCTGGCCGTGGCTCAACGCTTCGCCGAAAACCAGGAAGGCTGGTTGATCTTTACCGGAACCTACCACTGCGGCAAGACTCACCTGGCTGCGGCCATTGCGTATGAGCGCCTCAAGCGTTACAGCGCCGCGCCCATGTTCGTTTTTGTGCCCGACTTACTGGATTACCTGCGCGCCGCGTTCAACCCGGCCAGCACGGTGTCGCTGGATGAGCGCTTCGAACAGATCAAGAAGGCCGATCTGCTCGTGCTCGATGACCTGGGCGCACACAGCGTCACTCCCTGGGCCACCGAAAAGCTCTTTCAACTGATCAACTATCGCTACGTGACCCGGTATCCCACCGTTTTCACGATTGCCATTGACAACCTGCCCCTGGAAACGCGCTTTCACGCCCGCGTCTTCGACCCGGGGCGCAGCCGTGAGATCGAAATTCTGGCGCCTGCTTATCGCCCGTCGCTGCGCCCGGCGCTGCGCCCGGCGTCGGCCACATCCGCGCCCCGCGTCCCGCGCCGCAGGCGCTGA
- a CDS encoding DnaD domain protein has translation MKGFPGFPAGDLPQVSLPQFAFTDLLPLIDHLAELKVTLHCLWRASEKPSSLRFITQEDLLTDTRLRSSLPDSAAILDGLERAVARGSLLHLVVEHAGERADWYFVHDEAGRTLQHQVRNGIMPEFDDPLLGDRALRAERPNIFVLYEQNIGLLQPLLADELRLAEREYPFDWLETAFREAVVRNKRTWRYVQAILQRWASEGREAPMPERKPERKAPSPKSAAAKAPKKAKKLGKRSDPFDY, from the coding sequence ATGAAGGGTTTTCCGGGCTTTCCGGCCGGCGACTTGCCCCAGGTCTCGCTGCCGCAGTTCGCCTTCACCGATCTGCTGCCGCTGATTGATCACCTGGCTGAACTCAAAGTCACGCTGCACTGCCTCTGGCGCGCCAGCGAGAAGCCGAGCAGCCTGCGCTTCATCACGCAGGAGGATCTGCTGACCGACACACGCTTGCGCAGCAGCCTGCCCGATAGCGCCGCTATCCTGGATGGGCTGGAACGGGCAGTGGCCCGCGGCAGCCTCCTGCACCTGGTGGTTGAGCACGCTGGCGAGCGCGCCGACTGGTATTTTGTGCATGATGAGGCCGGGCGCACCCTGCAACATCAGGTGCGCAACGGCATCATGCCGGAGTTCGACGATCCGCTGCTGGGAGACCGCGCCCTGCGCGCCGAACGTCCCAACATCTTCGTGCTCTACGAACAGAACATTGGCCTGCTGCAGCCTTTGCTGGCCGATGAACTGCGTCTTGCGGAGCGCGAGTATCCGTTCGACTGGTTGGAAACGGCGTTTCGTGAAGCGGTCGTGCGTAACAAACGCACCTGGCGTTATGTGCAGGCTATCTTGCAACGTTGGGCCAGCGAGGGCCGTGAAGCGCCTATGCCGGAACGTAAGCCGGAGCGCAAGGCCCCAAGCCCCAAATCTGCTGCGGCCAAAGCCCCTAAAAAAGCCAAGAAACTTGGAAAACGGTCCGATCCGTTCGATTACTGA